A single Brucella intermedia LMG 3301 DNA region contains:
- a CDS encoding Glu/Leu/Phe/Val family dehydrogenase, whose translation MTKENLLESALVRLDEAASHINIDADVIEKLKYARETMKVRLMIRMDDGSRKSFLAWRCRYDDTRGPTKGGIRYHPESTAEEVETLAFWMTFKCAVMNLPYGGGKGAIQVDPRQLSKAELERLSRAYIQAFSGIIGPDRDIPAPDVYTNSMIMGWMADEYSQIVGQSSPAVITGKPLALGGSLGRNDATARGGFYLVRHLAQDLGLASQLRVTVQGFGNAGQFIAKLMAGDGHKIVAVSDSSGAVYCADGLDLDLLMQAKEQGKSVVSTAGKNGHEAISADELLAAECDVLVPSAMENMIHADNAASIKARLIVELANGPVTPEADRILGENGVVVLPDILANAGGVTVSYFEWVQNRQGYYWTLEEIHERLKTIMEREGRAIWNHAKQHNVTVRSAAYVHALQRLAQAIEAHGTQSDFIG comes from the coding sequence GTGACTAAGGAGAATCTACTCGAAAGCGCACTCGTTCGTCTGGACGAGGCGGCAAGCCACATCAACATCGATGCGGATGTCATCGAGAAGCTGAAATATGCACGTGAGACCATGAAAGTGCGACTGATGATTCGCATGGACGATGGTTCGCGCAAATCCTTTCTTGCGTGGCGCTGCCGCTACGACGACACGCGCGGACCGACCAAGGGCGGCATTCGCTACCATCCGGAATCCACCGCCGAAGAAGTCGAGACGCTGGCCTTCTGGATGACGTTCAAATGCGCGGTCATGAACCTTCCCTATGGCGGCGGCAAGGGCGCCATCCAGGTTGATCCGCGCCAGCTTTCCAAGGCTGAGCTTGAGCGTCTTTCGCGCGCCTATATCCAGGCTTTCTCCGGCATTATCGGCCCGGACCGCGATATTCCGGCACCCGACGTCTACACCAATTCCATGATCATGGGCTGGATGGCCGACGAATATTCCCAGATCGTCGGGCAGTCTTCGCCCGCCGTCATCACCGGCAAGCCGCTGGCGCTCGGCGGTTCGCTCGGCCGCAACGATGCGACGGCGCGCGGCGGCTTCTATCTCGTGCGCCACCTGGCGCAGGATCTGGGCCTTGCCTCGCAGCTTCGCGTCACCGTTCAGGGTTTCGGCAATGCCGGACAGTTCATCGCCAAGCTGATGGCAGGCGACGGGCACAAGATCGTTGCCGTTTCGGATTCGTCCGGCGCCGTCTACTGCGCCGACGGCCTTGATCTCGACCTGCTGATGCAGGCCAAGGAACAGGGCAAGTCGGTCGTTTCCACCGCTGGCAAGAACGGCCACGAAGCCATCTCCGCCGATGAGCTGCTTGCAGCCGAATGCGATGTTCTGGTGCCGAGCGCCATGGAAAACATGATCCATGCGGACAATGCGGCATCCATCAAGGCCAGGCTGATCGTCGAGCTTGCCAACGGCCCCGTGACGCCGGAAGCCGACAGGATACTGGGAGAAAACGGCGTCGTCGTTCTGCCGGATATTCTCGCCAATGCCGGTGGCGTGACGGTTTCCTATTTCGAATGGGTGCAGAACCGCCAGGGCTATTACTGGACGCTTGAAGAAATCCATGAGCGCCTGAAAACCATCATGGAACGCGAAGGCCGCGCCATCTGGAACCATGCCAAACAGCACAATGTGACGGTTCGCTCGGCAGCCTATGTCCACGCGCTGCAGCGCCTTGCACAGGCCATCGAAGCGCATGGCACGCAAAGCGATTTCATCGGCTGA
- a CDS encoding sarcosine oxidase subunit beta family protein, translating into MSRFSAASIIKNALSGNKNWKPQWPNAEPKAEYDVIIVGAGGHGLGAAYYLAKEHGITNVAVIEKGWLGGGNTGRNTTIIRSNYLYDESAHLYEHAMKLWEGLSQDLNYNVMFSQRGVMMLAHTVHDVQSFKRHIHANRLNGIDNEWLTKEQAKEYCPPLDISPNARYPVVGATLQRRGGVARHDAVAWGYARGATERGVDIIQNCPVTAIRRDASGRVTGVDTPRGFIKAKKVAVSAAGSTSIVMDTAGVRMPLESFPLQALVSEPVKPIFPCVVMSNTVHAYISQSDKGELVIGSGTDQYVSYSQRGGLPLIEHTLAAICEVFPIFTRMRMLRKWGGIVDVTPDRSPIIGKTPVPGLYVNCGWGTGGFKATPGSAHVFAHTIARDEPHWINAPFTLERFTTGRLIDEAAAAAVAH; encoded by the coding sequence ATGTCCCGTTTTTCTGCAGCTTCGATTATTAAAAATGCGCTGTCCGGCAACAAGAACTGGAAGCCGCAATGGCCCAATGCCGAACCCAAGGCCGAATATGACGTGATAATCGTCGGCGCGGGCGGGCATGGCCTGGGTGCCGCCTATTATCTGGCCAAGGAGCACGGCATCACCAATGTCGCCGTCATCGAAAAGGGCTGGCTCGGCGGCGGCAATACGGGCCGCAACACCACCATCATCCGCTCCAACTATCTCTATGACGAGAGCGCGCATCTTTACGAACATGCGATGAAGCTGTGGGAGGGTCTGAGCCAGGACCTCAACTACAACGTCATGTTCTCGCAGCGCGGCGTCATGATGCTGGCGCATACGGTGCATGACGTACAGAGCTTCAAGCGTCATATCCATGCCAACCGCCTCAACGGCATCGACAATGAATGGCTGACCAAGGAGCAGGCGAAGGAATATTGCCCGCCGCTCGATATTTCCCCCAATGCGCGTTATCCGGTTGTGGGCGCCACCTTGCAGCGGCGCGGCGGCGTGGCACGCCACGATGCGGTCGCCTGGGGCTATGCGCGCGGGGCGACCGAGCGCGGCGTCGATATCATCCAGAACTGCCCTGTCACGGCCATCCGCCGCGATGCTTCGGGCCGCGTCACCGGCGTCGATACGCCACGCGGCTTCATCAAGGCGAAGAAAGTGGCGGTATCGGCTGCGGGCAGCACGTCGATTGTCATGGATACGGCAGGCGTTCGCATGCCGCTTGAAAGCTTCCCGCTGCAGGCGCTGGTGTCCGAGCCGGTCAAGCCGATCTTCCCCTGCGTGGTCATGTCCAACACGGTCCATGCCTATATCAGCCAGTCCGACAAGGGCGAACTGGTGATCGGTTCCGGCACCGATCAGTATGTGTCCTACAGCCAGCGCGGCGGCCTGCCGCTGATCGAGCATACGCTTGCGGCCATCTGCGAAGTCTTCCCGATCTTCACCCGCATGCGGATGCTGCGCAAATGGGGCGGCATCGTCGATGTCACGCCGGATCGCTCCCCGATCATCGGCAAGACGCCGGTGCCGGGCCTTTATGTCAATTGCGGCTGGGGCACGGGCGGCTTCAAGGCGACGCCGGGTTCGGCGCATGTCTTCGCGCATACGATTGCCCGCGATGAGCCGCACTGGATCAACGCACCCTTCACGCTTGAACGCTTCACCACCGGTCGCCTGATCGACGAAGCGGCTGCTGCCGCCGTCGCGCACTAA
- a CDS encoding sarcosine oxidase subunit delta has product MLLIRCPYCEMERPELEFAYAGEAHIARPADPSTLSDDEWRDFLFTRSNPRGTHFERWRHINGCGRFFNAVRDTVSDKFAMTYKAGEPRPALAETPVAETK; this is encoded by the coding sequence ATGCTTTTAATCCGTTGCCCTTATTGCGAGATGGAACGTCCGGAACTGGAATTTGCCTATGCAGGCGAAGCGCATATTGCGCGCCCTGCCGACCCATCGACGCTTTCCGACGACGAATGGCGCGATTTCCTGTTCACGCGCTCCAATCCCCGCGGCACCCATTTTGAACGCTGGCGGCATATCAATGGCTGCGGCCGCTTCTTCAATGCGGTGCGCGACACGGTGAGCGACAAGTTCGCGATGACCTACAAGGCCGGTGAACCCCGTCCTGCTTTGGCAGAAACTCCGGTTGCGGAGACGAAATAA
- a CDS encoding sarcosine oxidase subunit alpha: protein MTDMRIHNKGRVNKAKAVRFTFNGKSYSGFEGDTLASAMLANGEHLAGRSFKYHRPRGILSAGSEEPNALMGVSRGPGRFEPNTRATVLELYDGLKAETQNHWPSLKHDVGAINDAFYMFFSAGFYYKTFMWPKSFWNKVYEPFIRGAAGLGKSPSEPDPDTYASRYAFCDVLIAGGGPAGLAAALEAAKSGAKVIICDEQAEFGGSLLSEPEPVINGRASWDWLSETIAALKGNPNVTLLPRTTAIGYYHQNMVGLCERLTDHQARPASNAPRERMWRVRASQVVLAQGSIEKPLVFAGNDRPGVMLASAARTYLNRYGVKVGNQAVVVTSHDSAWLAAFDLAVAGVKVPAIIDVRSSVADSLVNRAKMLGIETLTGWTVTDTGGRHRVSSVRVNPVSNGSVGAARTIACDVLLMSGGWNPSVHLFSHTKGSLVWDDARQIYLPGKPTEESRCAGAGNGNFDLAAALREGAEAGAAAASDAGHKAKPSDYAVAGDFICDGVSCRELPTDRDPGKAKAFIDFQNDVTAKDIRLAVREGFHSIEHVKRYTTNGMATDQGKTSNINGLAVAADALKRPTPQVGLTTFRPPYTPTTFGAFCGYNRGKLFDVTRKTPIDSWAEQHGAAFEPVSLWRRAWYFPKTGEDMHQAVARECRATRQSLGMFDASTLGKIEVVGPDAAEFMNRMYTNPWTKLGVGRCRYGLLLGEDGFIRDDGVVGRLTQDRFHVTTTTGGAARVLNMMEDYLQTEWPELKVSLTSTTEQWAVVAINGPNARKLIEPMVEGLDISDEAFPHMSVAECKFLGVPARLFRMSFTGELGYEINVPARYGLSLWKALYEAGQQYDITPYGTETMHVLRAEKGYIIVGQDTDGTVTPDDASLGWAIGKQKPDFVGKRSLTRPDMLKSDRKHLVGLLTNDPKLVLEEGAQIVADPKQPLPMTMLGHVTSSYWSETLGRSIAMALVSGGKARMGETLYMPMPDGSVHEATVSGMVFYDPEGTRLNG, encoded by the coding sequence ATGACCGATATGCGCATTCATAACAAAGGCCGCGTCAACAAGGCCAAGGCCGTCCGGTTCACCTTCAACGGCAAGTCCTATTCCGGCTTCGAGGGCGATACGCTGGCTTCCGCCATGCTTGCCAATGGCGAGCATCTGGCCGGTCGTTCGTTCAAATATCACCGCCCGCGCGGCATTCTTTCCGCCGGTTCCGAAGAGCCGAATGCGCTGATGGGCGTTTCACGCGGGCCGGGCCGCTTCGAGCCGAACACCCGCGCAACGGTGCTGGAACTCTATGACGGCCTCAAGGCCGAAACCCAGAACCACTGGCCGTCGCTGAAGCACGATGTGGGCGCGATCAACGACGCCTTCTACATGTTCTTCTCGGCAGGCTTTTACTACAAGACCTTCATGTGGCCGAAGAGTTTCTGGAACAAGGTCTATGAGCCATTCATCCGTGGCGCGGCCGGTCTTGGCAAATCGCCTTCCGAGCCCGATCCCGACACCTATGCCAGCCGCTATGCCTTCTGCGATGTGTTGATCGCCGGTGGCGGGCCTGCCGGTCTTGCTGCCGCGCTGGAGGCCGCGAAAAGCGGCGCCAAGGTAATCATCTGCGACGAGCAGGCGGAATTTGGCGGCTCGCTTCTGTCGGAACCGGAGCCTGTCATCAATGGCCGCGCAAGCTGGGACTGGCTCAGCGAAACCATTGCCGCGCTCAAGGGCAATCCGAATGTCACGCTTCTGCCGCGCACTACGGCCATCGGCTATTACCACCAGAACATGGTCGGCCTTTGCGAGCGCCTGACCGATCATCAGGCCAGACCCGCTTCCAACGCGCCGCGTGAACGCATGTGGCGGGTGCGCGCTAGCCAAGTCGTGCTGGCGCAGGGTTCCATCGAAAAACCGCTGGTCTTTGCCGGCAATGACCGCCCGGGTGTGATGCTGGCATCCGCCGCACGCACCTATCTCAACCGCTATGGCGTCAAGGTCGGCAATCAGGCCGTCGTCGTCACCTCGCATGACAGCGCCTGGCTTGCGGCCTTCGATCTCGCGGTCGCAGGCGTCAAGGTTCCGGCCATCATCGATGTGCGTTCAAGCGTTGCCGACAGCCTCGTCAACCGCGCGAAGATGCTCGGCATCGAGACGCTGACCGGCTGGACGGTGACGGATACCGGCGGACGCCACCGCGTGTCGTCCGTGCGCGTCAATCCGGTTTCCAATGGCTCTGTCGGCGCTGCGCGCACGATTGCCTGCGACGTGCTGCTGATGTCCGGCGGCTGGAATCCGAGCGTGCATCTGTTCTCGCACACGAAAGGCTCGCTGGTCTGGGACGACGCACGGCAGATCTATCTGCCGGGCAAGCCGACCGAGGAAAGCCGCTGTGCCGGTGCGGGCAATGGCAATTTCGATCTGGCTGCCGCATTGCGTGAGGGTGCGGAAGCGGGTGCCGCGGCAGCCAGCGATGCCGGGCACAAGGCCAAGCCATCAGACTATGCTGTGGCCGGTGATTTCATCTGCGACGGCGTAAGCTGTCGCGAACTGCCGACCGATCGCGATCCGGGCAAGGCCAAGGCTTTCATCGATTTCCAGAACGATGTGACCGCCAAGGATATTCGTCTGGCCGTGCGCGAGGGCTTCCACTCCATCGAGCACGTCAAGCGCTATACCACCAACGGCATGGCGACCGATCAGGGCAAGACGTCCAACATCAACGGTCTGGCCGTTGCAGCCGATGCGCTCAAGCGCCCGACGCCGCAGGTGGGTCTCACCACCTTCCGTCCGCCCTATACGCCGACGACCTTTGGCGCCTTCTGCGGTTATAATCGCGGCAAACTGTTCGACGTGACGCGCAAGACGCCAATCGATAGCTGGGCCGAACAGCATGGCGCGGCTTTCGAGCCGGTGTCGCTGTGGCGGCGCGCATGGTATTTCCCGAAAACCGGCGAAGACATGCATCAGGCCGTGGCGCGTGAATGCAGGGCGACCCGCCAGTCGCTCGGCATGTTCGATGCCTCCACGCTCGGCAAGATCGAAGTTGTCGGCCCGGATGCAGCCGAATTCATGAACCGCATGTACACCAATCCATGGACGAAGCTTGGTGTCGGGCGCTGCCGCTATGGCCTGCTGCTCGGCGAAGATGGCTTCATCCGCGATGATGGTGTCGTCGGTCGCCTGACGCAGGATCGCTTCCATGTGACCACCACGACCGGCGGTGCCGCGCGTGTTCTCAACATGATGGAAGATTATCTCCAGACCGAATGGCCGGAGCTGAAAGTCTCATTGACCTCGACCACCGAGCAATGGGCCGTGGTCGCGATCAATGGCCCCAATGCGCGCAAGCTCATCGAGCCGATGGTCGAAGGGCTGGATATTTCCGACGAAGCCTTCCCGCATATGTCGGTTGCGGAATGCAAATTCCTCGGCGTGCCTGCGCGTCTGTTCCGCATGAGCTTCACCGGCGAACTGGGTTACGAAATCAACGTTCCCGCGCGCTATGGCCTGTCACTGTGGAAGGCGCTTTATGAGGCCGGCCAGCAATATGACATCACGCCTTACGGCACCGAAACCATGCACGTCCTGCGCGCCGAAAAGGGCTATATCATTGTCGGTCAGGACACGGATGGCACGGTGACGCCGGATGATGCCAGCCTTGGCTGGGCGATTGGCAAGCAGAAGCCGGATTTCGTCGGCAAGCGTTCGCTCACCCGTCCGGACATGCTGAAATCGGATCGCAAGCATCTCGTGGGGCTGCTCACCAATGATCCGAAGCTGGTGCTGGAAGAAGGCGCGCAGATTGTCGCCGACCCAAAACAGCCGTTGCCGATGACCATGCTTGGCCATGTCACCTCGTCCTATTGGAGCGAGACGCTCGGGCGGTCCATCGCCATGGCGTTGGTGTCGGGCGGCAAGGCTCGCATGGGTGAAACGCTTTATATGCCGATGCCGGATGGCAGCGTGCATGAGGCCACTGTATCGGGCATGGTCTTCTATGACCCCGAAGGCACAAGGCTTAATGGATAA
- a CDS encoding sarcosine oxidase subunit gamma yields MLVETKPYSNRKVVIPGRLEIHAADDAARFVLRIGPAKLALAEKALGAEIPAKIGDLARTDDIAVACIGPDEWYIWADEAKGAAITQAFAGLYETEPHSLTEVSHRETGIDITGPQAEWLLNAASPLNLAEMQAPGAARTIFDRAQIILLKWDADHYRIEVWNSFADHVWTLLELASNEVELAI; encoded by the coding sequence ATGCTCGTTGAAACCAAACCTTATTCGAACCGCAAGGTCGTCATTCCCGGTCGTCTGGAAATCCACGCGGCGGACGATGCTGCCCGTTTCGTCCTGCGCATCGGCCCGGCAAAGCTGGCCCTGGCTGAAAAGGCGCTGGGCGCAGAAATCCCGGCGAAGATCGGCGATCTTGCCCGCACGGATGATATTGCCGTTGCCTGCATCGGACCGGATGAATGGTATATCTGGGCTGATGAAGCCAAGGGTGCTGCCATCACGCAGGCTTTCGCCGGGCTTTATGAAACAGAGCCGCACAGCCTGACGGAAGTGAGCCATCGCGAAACCGGCATCGACATTACCGGCCCGCAGGCTGAATGGCTCCTCAATGCCGCGTCTCCGCTCAATCTGGCTGAAATGCAGGCACCGGGCGCTGCGCGCACCATCTTCGACCGGGCCCAGATCATCCTGCTGAAATGGGATGCGGATCATTACCGCATCGAAGTGTGGAACTCATTCGCCGATCATGTGTGGACCTTGCTGGAACTGGCCAGCAACGAGGTCGAACTCGCAATCTGA
- a CDS encoding amidohydrolase family protein: MIIDTHLHLIDKSALNYPWLDGVPALNRDFLFETYRKQAERCGIEAALHMEVDVAADAIQAETDHIQEISRRSGDFIKGAIASCRPEEPGFAEYLERQRSNPFVKGFRRVLHVVPDDVSEGALFRENIKRLEGTGLTFDLCTLPHQIDKVLALADLAPGVQFVLDHCGVPDIKSGALESWQKGISEISQRDNVTAKISGVVAYADPENWTVDTVRPYVEHVIRSFGWDRVVWGSDWPVCTLATNADAGLSTWVATTHALLEGCSNDEKTRLLSGNAIRLWKL, from the coding sequence ATGATTATCGATACCCATCTGCATCTGATCGACAAAAGCGCGCTGAACTATCCATGGCTCGACGGCGTTCCGGCCCTCAATCGCGACTTCCTGTTCGAGACCTATCGGAAGCAGGCAGAGCGCTGCGGCATCGAGGCGGCGCTGCATATGGAAGTGGATGTGGCAGCCGATGCCATTCAGGCTGAAACGGATCATATTCAGGAGATTTCCAGACGATCGGGTGATTTCATCAAGGGCGCAATCGCCTCCTGCCGCCCGGAAGAGCCAGGCTTTGCCGAATATCTGGAACGCCAGCGCAGCAATCCCTTCGTCAAAGGCTTTCGCCGCGTGTTGCATGTCGTGCCGGACGATGTTTCCGAGGGCGCGCTTTTCCGCGAGAATATCAAGCGGCTCGAAGGCACCGGCCTGACCTTCGATCTTTGCACCCTTCCCCACCAGATCGACAAGGTGCTGGCACTGGCCGACCTCGCGCCCGGGGTGCAATTCGTGCTCGATCACTGCGGCGTGCCGGATATAAAGTCGGGAGCACTGGAAAGCTGGCAGAAGGGCATCAGCGAGATTTCGCAGCGCGACAATGTGACGGCGAAGATTTCCGGCGTGGTGGCCTATGCGGACCCGGAAAACTGGACCGTCGATACGGTGCGGCCCTATGTCGAACATGTCATCCGGTCATTCGGCTGGGACCGTGTGGTGTGGGGCAGCGACTGGCCCGTCTGCACATTGGCAACCAATGCCGACGCCGGGCTTTCCACATGGGTGGCGACAACCCATGCGCTTCTTGAAGGATGCAGCAACGACGAAAAAACGCGCCTGTTGTCCGGGAATGCAATCCGTCTCTGGAAGCTTTAA
- a CDS encoding IclR family transcriptional regulator, with amino-acid sequence MIFTRGVHLETEDRYRAPALDKGLDILELLASVDGGLTQAEIAKHLDRSPNEFYRMLDRLVKRGYVTKLEGDRYSLTLKLFGLAHLHAPVRRLASFATPFMRELADRSRQANQLAVFDRGSVVVIAQQEAPDYWGISIRVGSHISLFDTGSGHVLLAFRSPEERKMMIAEYAKDVESVKLDQDFYDRLDQIRERGYEMMPSAQVAGVYNLSAPILGPDGTCIASLTCPYVTLVNSASAPDITQTIGLLQKTVQDLSKLVGSDIGATE; translated from the coding sequence ATGATATTCACAAGGGGAGTTCACTTGGAAACAGAGGATCGCTATCGCGCCCCGGCGCTGGACAAGGGCCTGGATATTCTGGAACTGCTTGCGAGCGTGGATGGTGGGCTGACACAGGCAGAGATTGCCAAACACCTCGACCGCAGCCCCAATGAATTCTACCGGATGCTGGACCGGCTGGTGAAGCGCGGTTATGTGACCAAGCTTGAAGGCGACCGCTATTCACTGACCCTCAAGCTGTTCGGTCTTGCACACCTTCATGCACCGGTGCGCAGACTGGCTTCCTTTGCCACGCCCTTCATGCGTGAACTCGCGGACCGCTCGCGACAGGCCAACCAGCTTGCGGTGTTCGACCGCGGGTCGGTCGTTGTCATAGCGCAGCAGGAAGCCCCGGATTACTGGGGCATTTCGATCCGCGTCGGCTCACATATCAGCCTGTTCGACACCGGGTCCGGCCATGTGCTTCTCGCCTTCCGTTCTCCCGAAGAACGCAAGATGATGATTGCCGAATATGCAAAGGACGTTGAAAGTGTAAAGCTCGATCAAGACTTCTACGACCGGCTCGACCAGATACGCGAACGCGGTTATGAAATGATGCCGAGCGCCCAGGTGGCAGGCGTCTATAATCTCTCGGCGCCCATCCTCGGCCCGGACGGCACCTGCATAGCCTCGCTGACCTGCCCCTATGTGACGCTCGTCAACTCGGCTTCAGCCCCCGACATCACACAGACCATCGGCCTGCTGCAAAAGACTGTTCAGGATCTGTCGAAACTGGTGGGCTCCGATATCGGAGCCACTGAGTAG